The DNA sequence AACAAAAAAGGCCGCGCACGTTGGTGCGCGGCCTGATTGCATCAGTGAATGATGCTTCAGCGATTCTGAGGCCGGTTACCGGTCTTCTGAGTCGGATTCGGGTTCTTGTCGGTGCCCTTCTTCGGGGCGCCCTCGAAGCCCTCACGCTCCTTCTCGTTTCGCTTCGGATCGTTCTGTTTGCGGTCGGATGGCTTCTGTTCTTTCATTGCGATATTTCTCCTTTCATTTCGTTATCGGTCTCTTGTCGACCGACACTTATTTGTAGTTGCAATGGCCGCGCCAAAGACAGCTCGTGAAGCAAAATGATCAGACCCCCGGTGTGTCTCACATTTGTCCGCCCGAAACGCTCAGCAGAGCTTCGCGCCATCGGGCACCCGCCGCTCCGGGACCGCCAGAACGATCGCTCCCTCCGCGTCGGCGAAACCGGTGATCAGAACCTCGGATTTAACCGGGCCGATCTGCTTCGGCGGGAAGTTCACCACCCCGATGATCTGACGACCTATGAGATCTTCTTTCGAATAGTGCGTCGTTATCTGCGCGCTCGATCTCCGGAGGCCGATCCCTTCCCCGAAGTCCACCGTGACCTTCCAGGCCGACTTCCGTGCTTCCGGAAAATCGAGCACCTCCACGATCGTCCCGACTCTCAGCTCCACCCGTTCGAAGTCTCTCCACTCGATCTCTTTCATGACTCGATCTTCGCACACCGTCCGACTCACGCCGGCTCATTCTTCAGTACTCCGCGGGTGTTCATGGCAGCCAGCACAACCTGGAGAATCACCAGAGCCAGCGCCCCCGCAGCCCATCCCCAGATACTCCACAGAAGATTGCTCAGGAGAAACAGCCAGAAGCCCGCTTTTCTGCGCCATTTCGTCTGACTCGCCGTGAACCACGCGGCGAGGACGGTGACGATCATTGCGGGCCATTGCAGAGCGTCGAGCCACCATGCCGAGTCCATCCCCGCTCCATGAGCGAAGTCGGTGCCCGTCCCGGGAGACCCTGTCGCTCAGATGCCGAAACGATGACGCAGCGTAGCGACCCAGCTCGTCCCCTGGCGCGAAAGAGGATTCGCGAAACCGACAGCTCCCCCTTTTTTCATCAGCCGTCGCGTACCGACGATCCGCCGGACCGGCTCATCATCGCCGAAGGTAATCGTGTGAGCGATCAGCCGATGGTGCCGGCGGGCTGCGAAATGAATCACGTAGCTCTTTCGCGTCCGGTGGGGATCCGCGACTGGTGAACCACCGTGGAGAAGACCCGGATGCCAGAAGAGCACTTCCCCACTCCTCGGGGTGAAGATCACACGCGCTTCCTCCACGTCGTCGTTCGCGGTCGAGTGATGCGAGCCGGGAACGTAGACGAGAGGGCCGGAGTCGGGATGAATGTCCTCGAGCGCGATCCAGGCGGCGACGAGGAGTCCCGGCGGGTCGGTCTTCACATAGTAGGGATCGCGGTGAAGCGCCTGCCCCGATCCGTACTCGAACAGGATCGACTGGATGGCGATCACCGGCTCCCCGAGAAGGAGCGCCGCGAGCCGATGAAGCGAGGGGTCGAGATAGAGGTCGCGCGCGGCCCGCGAATGGGACTGCGCTTCGTGGATGCGAGCACCCGGGCGTGTCGCATCGACCGGAAGGTCCGCGAGCGGCCGGAGCGTCTCGTCCCCGTGCGAGCATCCCGGCAGATCATCAGGACGCTCGGACCAGAGCCGGTCGATCTCCTCCGCCAGGTCCCGGCAGAGACCGCGGTCGCCGACGACGGTCGAAAGCGACCCATTCTCCCGGAACTCGATCAGCAGCCGGGCCTCCGCCGGAGTGATCGTTCCCGACTCGACGGCACCCTCCATCCGTTGGGGAGCGTCGGGCCCGTCGACCCAAAGTACAGGCACGATCTCGTTCGGATGCTGCGGTCCGCGATTCATCGCCGCAAGTCTAGCGGCTCACCCGCACCGTTGCTCGATATTCGGCGGGGTCGATCCTGACTCCCTCTTCGGGATGGGGCTCGATCCGGAGGAGCTCGATTGCATACGTTCCCACGACCGCGGATCGGGAGAATCTCTCGTTGAGATGAAGTTCGATCGTGGTCGGTTCACCCGACTCGACCCACACGCTCGTCACCGCGGTCGCATCTCCCTCCCAGACGCATTGAATGCCGATCGCGCACCGGGAGTCGTTCTCGACCCGAAGCAACTCGACGAAGAGCCGCTCGTCGTCGAAGGACCTGACTTCCCCAGCAGCGATCGTCGCTTCCCACGACGACGTCCCCCGGTCGTCCGCATCAGGGGCAGTGACCGATCCTCCGCACCCGAAAATCAGCAACCCGAAAAGCATCCCGCAGATCCTCATGTTCACCTCGTCCGGCGGCGGGATCGATCAGCCCGCTCCGAGCTTTTCCCGATACTCCTCCGGCTTCCATCCGAACACGAACTTGCTGCCCGAGACCACCAGCGGCCGCCGCATCAGGTTCGAATCCTTCAGAATGAGATCGATCGCCTCGGAGGCCGTGACTTTCCGATCCGCGAGGCCCCTCTCCTTGAATGCCGGGCTTCTCGGATTGAGCACTTCGCGCGCATTCGCGTCGGTGACGAGCCGCTCGAGCAGCTCCCGCGGCGGTGGATCCTTCGCGAGATCGTGTTTCTCCAGGCCCACTCCAGCATCGTCGAAGAAGGCGACCGCCTTCCTGCAGCTCGTTCAGCTGGGCTTGAGCCAGATCTGCATCCGTTTACCGGCCATGATTCCTCCCTAGAACTGGAACGACAATCCGGCCGAAAGAATCAGCGGATTGACTTCGATCTCGCCCTGCTCCTCAGGGCCCGCGAGAAAGACGACAGTTGCAGCCGACTCGACCGGAATGTACTTCGCGTCGACATTGAGCGCGAACGCGCTCGTCAGATCGAAGCTGAACCCGAGGTTGAAGACGACCCCGTAATCGTCCTCGAGCTCGACCCGGTCGAGCTCGATCTGCTCGACATCGTCGCGGCTCTCGAGGTCATCGACGAGAACGTAGCCGACTCCTACACCGATGTAGGGATCGAAAGCCGAGTTGGGCAGGAGGTGGAGTTGAAGCACCGCACTCAGCGGGACTACCTCCAGCTCACCGAGGGCGAGGGGCGGCAGCGCCGGGTTGGCGGCCGTCGCGAAGGCATCCGGCTCGAACCGGTGAATCGATGCGGCGAGCGAGAGGCGGTTGCCGATGAAGAAGTTCAGCCCGAGGCCATACCCGGTCTCCGAATCGAAATCGATGTCGACATCATCGATCTCGTCGGGGTCGATCGATTCCAGGGTCGTGTCTCCGCTCAGATCGATCCAGCCATACCATGCGGTCACATCGACGATTCTCCCCTCCGCCGGCAGCGCGAAGAGCCCCGCCACCAGAGCAGTGGAAATCAGAAGTCGTTTCATTTCAGAGTCCCCCTTCCCCCGCCCGAGCGAGCAGGATCGGTGC is a window from the Acidobacteriota bacterium genome containing:
- a CDS encoding tRNA-binding protein, yielding MKEIEWRDFERVELRVGTIVEVLDFPEARKSAWKVTVDFGEGIGLRRSSAQITTHYSKEDLIGRQIIGVVNFPPKQIGPVKSEVLITGFADAEGAIVLAVPERRVPDGAKLC
- a CDS encoding outer membrane beta-barrel protein, translated to MKRLLISTALVAGLFALPAEGRIVDVTAWYGWIDLSGDTTLESIDPDEIDDVDIDFDSETGYGLGLNFFIGNRLSLAASIHRFEPDAFATAANPALPPLALGELEVVPLSAVLQLHLLPNSAFDPYIGVGVGYVLVDDLESRDDVEQIELDRVELEDDYGVVFNLGFSFDLTSAFALNVDAKYIPVESAATVVFLAGPEEQGEIEVNPLILSAGLSFQF
- a CDS encoding phytanoyl-CoA dioxygenase family protein gives rise to the protein MNRGPQHPNEIVPVLWVDGPDAPQRMEGAVESGTITPAEARLLIEFRENGSLSTVVGDRGLCRDLAEEIDRLWSERPDDLPGCSHGDETLRPLADLPVDATRPGARIHEAQSHSRAARDLYLDPSLHRLAALLLGEPVIAIQSILFEYGSGQALHRDPYYVKTDPPGLLVAAWIALEDIHPDSGPLVYVPGSHHSTANDDVEEARVIFTPRSGEVLFWHPGLLHGGSPVADPHRTRKSYVIHFAARRHHRLIAHTITFGDDEPVRRIVGTRRLMKKGGAVGFANPLSRQGTSWVATLRHRFGI